The genomic interval AGCGCAGCCTGCAGAACCCCCTGGCCGAGATGATCCTGGCCGGAGAGGTTCTGGACGGCCAGACCGTGCATGTCAGCGCCGGCCCCGAGGGGCTGATCGTGGGCAACCGCGTGACTACGGCGCATCTCGGCTCGGCCGGCGAGGATGGGCCGCGGGTGCCGCTGCACTGAGAAAAGGGGCGGATGTGTCGGCATCCGCCCCTTTTCCTTCCGGTCCTCGCGTGGAAATCACGCGGAATTTCATCGGCATCCGCCTGGGCGGGTGGCATGATGGCTCTGGGCAGAGGGGGAATTTGCCATGGCGCTGAAATGGTCCGATGTCACGCCCGAGGCGGATTACCTGAGCCGGCGGGCCTTTCTGGCGACGGGCGTCGCGGCGCTGGCCACGCCGGCTCTCGGTCTCAGCGGCAAGCCCTCGGCTTTCTCGACCGACGAGACGCCGAACAGTTTCGAGGACATCACCAATTACAACAATTTCTACGAATTCGGCACCGGCAAGACCGATCCGGCGCGATATGCCGGCAGCCTGAAGACCGCGCCCTGGTCGGTGCAGATCGACGGCATGGTGGACAGGCCCGGCAGCTACGGCGTCGAGGACCTCGCCCCCGAGGCGGCGCTGGAGGAGCGCATCTATCGCCTGCGCTGCGTCGAGGCCTGGTCGATGGTCATTCCGTGGCTCGGCGTGCCCCTGGCCGGGGCGCTCGGCAAGGCCGGCGTGCAGCCGGGCGCGAAATACGTCGCCTTCCGCACGCTGCACGACCCCGGCCAGATGCCCGGCCAGCGGTCGCGCATCATCGACTGGCCCTATCGCGAGGGGCTGCGGCTGGACGAGGCCATGCATCCGCTGACCATCCTTGCCACCGGGCTTTACGGCCGGGTGCTGCCCAACCAGAACGGCGCGCCGATCCGGCTGGTGGTGCCGTGGAAATACGGCTTCAAGTCGATCAAGTCGATCGTCGGGATCACCCTGACCGACAGGCAGCCGCCATGCAGCTGGCAGATGCTGCAGCCCGGCGAATACGGCTTCTATGCCAATGTGAATCCGCAGGTGGACCATCCGCGCTGGTCGCAGGCCACCGAAAGGCGGATCGGCAGCGGACTGTTCGGCGGCCGGCAGGAGACGCTGATGTTCAACGGCTATGGCGATCAGGTGGCCGGGCTCTATGCGGGCATGGACCTGGCGAAGCATTACTGATGCCACAGCACCTCAATCGCTGGCTGCGGCATGTCCCGGTCTGGGCGGTCTGGCTGCTGGGCTTGATTCCGCTGGGGCTGCTGGTCTGGGACACGCTGCATGGCCATCTGGGCGTCGATCCGGTGCGGGATATCGAGCATCGGCTGGGCCGCACCGCGATCTATTTCCTGCTGGCGACGCTGGCGGTGACGCCGCTGCTGCGGCTGGCGCGGCTGAACCTGATGCGCTTTCGCCAGGCGCTGGGGCTGATCTGTTTCAGCTATACCGCCTGCCATCTGGCGGCCTGGGTGGTCTTCGACATGGCCTTTCTCTGGGCGCAGATGCTCAGGGACGTGGCCAAGCGGCCCTATCTGGTCTTCGGCATGCTGGGCTTTGCCATGCTGCTGGCGCTGGCGCTGACCTCGAACCGCTTCTCGATCCGCCGCCTGGGCCCGCGCTGGGGGCAATTGCATCGGCTGGTTTATCCGGCGGCGATTCTGGCGGCGGTGCATTGGCTCTGGGCGCTGAAGGTCTGGGAATCCTGGCCGCTGACGATTCTCGGGGCGATTCTGGTGCTGCTGGGCCTGCGTTTGCCGGGAAAAGCGCGGCGGCGGAGATCGGCCGGACTGTCGCGGCCTGCGGAGTGATTCCCCCGCCGCTTCACGGCGACAGCCCTGACCCTCCCCATTTTCCCTTACTTTACGGCCAGTTATCTTCTTCTGTCATTTTTCTTTATTTTTGGTCTTGCGGGTTTGTTTTGCGGGGTCTAGATACCCGCTCACCGAACGACGGCAGCGTCGGACGGGGCGGGGAAGCGGGAGCGGAACCGAGACAATCTGGGAATGACTGACCGGACGGGGCGTCAAGCGAATGACGCATCTTCCGCGATTTTGTTTCCTCTGCTTTTTGACATTATGGTATATCTGAAGGGATATGCGGGCGGTCTGGTCGTTTTTCGGCGAGGGAGTTTGCATATCGGCCTGGTAGGGGGAACCCGATGATCCAGGTGTCAGCTTCACTGTTTGACGGTTCACGTTTTGTGGAACGACAAGCAGAGATGATCTCCTGCTAGGCGCAGGAGACAGATGTGCAAGGTTCTTCTGTCAAGGACAGCTGCTTCGGTGGCTTTCAACTTGAGAGTTTGATCCTGGCTCAGAACGAACGCTGGCGGCAGGCCTAACACATGCAAGTCGAGCGAACCCTTCGGGGTTAGCGGCGGACGGGTGAGTAACGCGTGGGAACGTGCCCTTTGCTACGGAATAGCCCCGGGAAACTGGGAGTAATACCGTATACGCCCTTAGGGGGAAAGATTTATCGGCAAGGGATCGGCCCGCGTTGGATTAGGTAGTTGGTGGGGTAATGGCCTACCAAGCCGACGATCCATAGCTGGTTTGAGAGGATGATCAGCCACACTGGGACTGAGACACGGCCCAGACTCCTACGGGAGGCAGCAGTGGGGAATCTTAGACAATGGGGGCAACCCTGATCTAGCCATGCCGCGTGAGTGATGAAGGCCCTAGGGTTGTAAAGCTCTTTCAGCTGGGAAGATAATGACGGTACCAGCAGAAGAAGCCCCGGCTAACTCCGTGCCAGCAGCCGCGGTAATACGGAGGGGGCTAGCGTTGTTCGGAATTACTGGGCGTAAAGCGCACGTAGGCGGACCAGAAAGTTGGGGGTGAAATCCCGGGGCTCAACCTCGGAACTGCCTTCAAAACTATTGGTCTGGAGTTCGAGAGAGGTGAGTGGAATTCCGAGTGTAGAGGTGAAATTCGTAGATATTCGGAGGAACACCAGTGGCGAAGGCGGCTCACTGGCTCGATACTGACGCTGAGGTGCGAAAGCGTGGGGAGCAAACAGGATTAGATACCCTGGTAGTCCACGCCGTAAACGATGAATGCCAGTCGTCGGGCAGCATGCTGTTCGGTGACACACCTAACGGATTAAGCATTCCGCCTGGGGAGTACGGTCGCAAGATTAAAACTCAAAGGAATTGACGGGGGCCCGCACAAGCGGTGGAGCATGTGGTTTAATTCGAAGCAACGCGCAGAACCTTACCAACCCTTGACATCCCCGGACCGGCCTGGAGACAGGTCTTCCACTTCGGTGGCCGGGTGACAGGTGCTGCATGGCTGTCGTCAGCTCGTGTCGTGAGATGTTCGGTTAAGTCCGGCAACGAGCGCAACCCACACTCTTAGTTGCCAGCATTTGGTTGGGCACTCTAAGAGAACTGCCGATGATAAGTCGGAGGAAGGTGTGGATGACGTCAAGTCCTCATGGCCCTTACGGGTTGGGCTACACACGTGCTACAATGGTGGTGACAGTGGGTTAATCCCCAAAAGCCATCTCAGTTCGGATTGGGGTCTGCAACTCGACCCCATGAAGTTGGAATCGCTAGTAATCGCGGAACAGCATGCCGCGGTGAATACGTTCCCGGGCCTTGTACACACCGCCCGTCACACCATGGGAGTTGGGTCTACCCGACGGCCGTGCGCTAACCAGCAATGGGGGCAGCGGACCACGGTAGGCTCAGCGACTGGGGTGAAGTCGTAACAAGGTAGCCGTAGGGGAACCTGCGGCTGGATCACCTCCTTTCTAAGGAAGATGCTAGCAGATGGGCTTGCCCGCCTCGTGCATCGACTTAGCAGACATCCAGATCAGGATGTCACATTCGACGGTCGGACCGTCCTCATATCCCTTCAGCAAACGAGAGCCAGGCCCGCCGGTCACAGGGGTGTCCGGTCTGTGTATGGGTCGGTAGCTCAGGTGGTTAGAGCGCACGCCTGATAAGCGTGAGGTCGGAGGTTCAAGTCCTCCTCGACCCACCATCACCTTATCCTGGCACCTTATCCGGGGCCTTAGCTCAGTTGGTAGAGCGCCTGCTTTGCAAGCAGGATGTCATCGGTTCGAATCCGTTAGGCTCCACCATCACCAGCGGCCTTTGCGCCGCAGGCCGGTCCGGGGGAGCGTTCCGGGCTTGAGGCCGGGGATGGCCGGGAAGGAAATCCCGACATGATCAGAAAGCGGATCGCCGCTTTCTCGTCCTGTCGGACGCGCGTGCATGGCACGCATTTCACATCGTTCAGAGAGATAATCGGCGTTGTCGGTTGCAGCCAAGTGGGGCTGCGACGGGAACCGTCCTTCGGGGCGGGGCCAGCGACAGCGTTGTCCAAGTCAAGTACACTAACCATGCTCCTCCGGCGGAGGAGCAAAGTCCTTTCTTCGGAAAGGGCGGGAAACGTACATGCTTTTGACCGGAAGCGACCCCTGCGCAATGCAAAAGGACGCGGGATCGGAAGGCCTTGCGGGTCTTTCTTCTTCCGGATCAAATCAAGCGCGATAAGGGCGTTTGGTGGATGCCTTGGCAGCAAGAGGCGATGAAGGACGTGATACTCTGCGATAAGCCATGGGGAGCTGAGAATAAGCTTTGATCCATGGATCTCCGAATGGGGAAACCCACCTGAAACTCGATTGTTGTTACCCTTGGGTATCAACAGTTGGGTTAACCAGGTACTTATCACCTGAATACATAGGGTTTTAAGAGCGAACCCGGGGAACTGAAACATCTAAGTACCCGGAGGAAAGGAAATCAACAGATACTCCCCCAGTAGTGGCGAGCGAACGGGGACCAGCCGAGCCGTGAGAATGACCAGAATGGCCTGGAAAGGCCAGCCATAGCGGGTGACAGCCCCGTATGGGAAGTTTGATCGGACGCATTAAGTAGGGCGGGACACGTGAAATCCTGTCTGAAGATCGGGGGACCACCCTCGAAGGCTAAGTACTCCTTGCTGACCGATAGCGAACCAGTACCGTGAGGGAAAGGTGAAAAGCACCCCGACGAGGGGAGTGAAACAGTTTCTGAAACCGGACGCCTACAAGCAGTCGGAGGGGCCTTGCGCCCTGACGGCGTACCTTTTGTATAATGGGTCAACGACTTGGTCTGTCTGGCAAGCTTAAGCCGTTAGGTGTAGGCGCAGCGAAAGCGAGTCTTAAAAGGGCGCATGAGTCAGACGGATCAGACCCGAAACCAGATGATCTAGGCATGAGCAGGCTGAAGGTTGGGTAACACCAACTGGAGGGCCGAACCCACACCTGTTGAAAAAGGTCGGGATGACTTGTGCCTAGGGGTGAAAGGCCAATCAAATCTGGAGATAGCTGGTTCTCCGCGAAAGCTATTTAGGTAGCGCGTCAGACGAATTCTCCCGGGGGTAGAGCACTGCATGGATGATGGGGGCCCACAGCCTTACTGAGTCTAAGCAAACTCCGAATACCGGGAAGAACTATCTGGCAGACACACGGCGGGTGCTAACGTCCGTCGTGGAGAGGGAAACAACCCTGACCAACAGCTAAGGCCCCCAATTCGTGGCTAAGTGGGAAAGCATGTGAGACTTCCAAAACAACCAGGAGGTTGGCTTAGAAGCAGCCATCCTTTAAAGATAGCGTAACAGCTCACTGGTCTAATCAAGAGGTCTTGCGGCGAAGATGTAACGGGGCTCAAGCCACGAGCCGAAGCTTTGGGTGTGCATTGATGCACGCGGTAGCGGAGCGTTCCGTGATATAACGCCATCCGACTTTAGCTTTCCCTTGGGAAAGCCTTGGTCGGACAGGCGTTTACTGTGAAGCCGGGCTGTAAGGCATCCGGTGGAGTGATCGGAAGCGAGAATGTTGACATGAGTAGCGACAAACAGGGTGAGAGACCCTGTCGCCGAAAGTCCAAGGGTTCCTGCTTAAAGCTAATCTGAGCAGGGTAAGCCGGCCCCTAAGGCGAGGCCGAAAGGCGTAGTCGATGGGAACCAGGTTAATATTCCTGGGCCAGGAGATGGTGACGGATCGCAGGTGTAGTTCCTCCTTATCGGATTGGAGGGGCTGCTGAGCGGTTCCTGGAAATAGCCCTCCATGAGACCGTACCCTAAACCGACACAGGTGGACTGGTAGAGAATACCAAGGCGCTTGAGAGAACCACATTTAAGGAACTCGGCAAAATACCTCCGTAAGTTCGCGAGAAGGAGGCCCCGTTGGCAGGCAACTGTTGGCGGGGGGCACAAACCAGGGGGTGGCGACTGTTTACTAAAAACACAGGGCTCTGCGAAGCCGTAAGGCGACGTATAGGGTCTGACGCCTGCCCGGTGCCGGAAGGTTAAAAGGAGAGGTGCAAGCCTTGAATTGAAGCCCCGGTAAACGGCGGCCGTAACTATAACGGTCCTAAGGTAGCGAAATTCCTTGTCGGGTAAGTTCCGACCTGCACGAATGGCGTAACGACTTCCCCGCTGTCTCAAATGTGGACTCAGCGAAATTGAATTGTCTGTGAAGATGCAGACTTCCCGCGGTTAGACGGAAAGACCCCATGCACCTTTACTATAGCTTCGCACTGGCATCAGGATTGCGATGTGCAGGATAGGTGGTAGGCATCGAAGCGGGGACGCCAGTTCCCGTGGAGCCATCCTTGAGATACCACCCTTCGCACTCTTGATGTCTAACCGCGGCCCGTTATCCGGGTCCGGGACCCTGCGTGGTGGGTAGTTTGACTGGGGCGGTCGCCTCCCAAAGAGTAACGGAGGCGCGCGAAGGTTGGCTCAGAGCGGTCGGAAATCGCTCGTTGAGTGCAATGGCAGAAGCCAGCCTGACTGCAAGACTGACAAGTCGAGCAGAGACGAAAGTCGGCCATAGTGATCCGGTGGTCCCGAGTGGAAGGGCCATCGCTCAACGGATAAAAGGTACGCTGGGGATAACAGGCTGATGATGCCCAAGAGTCCATATCGACGGCATCGTTTGGCACCTCGATGTCGGCTCATCTCATCCTGGGGCTGGAGCAGGTCCCAAGGGTATGGCTGTTCGCCATTTAAAGAGGTACGTGAGCTGGGTTTAGAACGTCGTGAGACAGTTCGGTCCCTATCTGCCGTGGGTGTAGGATACTTGAGAGGAGTTGCCCCTAGTACGAGAGGACCGGGGTGAACGTTCCACTGGTGGACCAGTTGTCGTGCCAACGGCAGTGCTGGGTAGCTATGAACGGACAGGATAAACGCTGAAGGCATCTAAGCGTGAAGCCCCCCTCAAAACAAGGTATCCCTTGAGAGCCGTGGAAGACCACCACGTCGATAGGCCGGAGATGTAAGCGCAGCAATGCGTTCAGTTGACCGGTACTAATGGCTCGATTGGCTTGATTTGATCCGGAAGAAGGCAGACCTTCTTCCAAAAGCATCCTTGGACAATGTCTTTCCAGGTTCCCAGAAGAACCGGAAAACGCCGATCGCTCCTTTTCCGGTCTGGTGGCCAAAGCACGAGCAAAACACCCGATCCCATCCCGAACTCGGCCGTTAAGTGCCGTCGCGCCAATGGTACTGCGTCAAAAGACGTGGGAGAGTAGGTCACCGCCAGACCTGAAAAGAAGCGATCCGTCTCTCATGAACGAAGCAGAGCGTATCAGAACGATCCGCAAAAAATGCCGCGGGGTAGAGCAGCCCGGTAGCTCGTCAGGCTCATAACCTGAAGGCCGCAGGTTCAAATCCTGCCCCCGCAACCAAAATTACTGATAGATATCAGTGCATTAGGCCTCCTTCGGGAGGTCTTTTGCATTTGAGCAAAAAACACTCCGGAAGCATATCGGAAGCAGTTGCGCGGAAACCACGTCGCAAGATCGGCGGGGTCACATTAACGTGATGGAAGTCGTCGACGGGTAATTGATGACCCCACTTCATTGAATTGATGGGTTCCTGACGCTTGATGCGTCCGCGAGAAGGCCAGCGAGCGCAGATAAGTCGTAGTCCGCCGCCCGGGTGCAGCATAGGCTTGGGATACTACCAGGCTTGACATGCAGGATGGAAAGATGCGCAAGGAGGGGAAGAGGATTGCAGATGCCACGGGCAATGGACGCAAAGGACGACAGGGCGGGTGCTGCGCTGACGGATGCGGCCTGGTCCGATGTGCTGATTGCGGTGGATCGCACCTATGCCGAGCTGATCGAACATCAGGAGCGGCTTGAGGCCCAGAACCGCGAGCTTGAGGCGCTGCGTCAGTTCCTGTCCTCGGTCATCACCTCGGTTTCCGATGTGCTGATCGTGCTGGATCGCGACGGGCGGGTGGATGAGGTCAATGCCTCGACCTGTGTCTGCACCGGGCTGCCTGTCGCGGCCCTGGTCGGCCGGAGCGTGGCGGATCTGGTGCGCGAAGAGGATCGCGCGGGTCTTTCGGCCCTGATTGCGGAGATTGCGCGCACGCGGGCGCCGGGGCGGATGGAGCTTTCGCTTGTGAGTTCGCGTGAGCCGGCCCCGGTCGAGGCGGTCCTGTCGCCGCGCCTCGATGATCGCGGCCGGATCGAGGGGCTGGTGCTGACGGGGCGTCCGGTGGGGGAATTGCGCCGCGCCTATGCCCAGCTTGAACGCAGCCATGCCGAGATGAAGGCCGCTCAGGCGCAGCTGGTCCATGGCGAGAAGCTGGCCTCATTGGGGCGTTTGCTGGCCGGGGTGGCGCATGAGCTGAACAATCCGATCAGCTTTGTCTATGCCAATGCCCATGCGCTGGAACGCTATGCCGCCAAGTTCGAGACCTATTTCGAGCGGGTTCAGGCCGGGGCAGACAGGGATGAACTGGTCCGCCTGCGGGAGGAATTGCGGCTGGACCGCGAGTTGCGCAACCTGCGCGAGGCGGTGCAGGGCGCGCGCGAGGGGGCCGAAAGAGTGCGCGATATCGTCGAGGATCTGCGCCGCCTGTCCTCGGACGGGGGCGGAGAGATGGCGGCCTTCGACCTGGTCGAGACCGCCCGCACCGCCGCCTTCTGGATCATGCGCGGGGCCGGCCACAGCACCGTGCCCGAGATCCATGCCGAAGGGCCGGTGATGGTTCTGGGGCATACGGGCCATATTCAGCAGGTGGTGATGAATCTGGTGCAGAACGCGCTGGATGCGGTTTCGGAAACCGCAGCCCCGCAGATCGCCCTGCGGATCATGCGCGAGGAAGGCCGTGGCGTGCTGGACATCCACGACAACGGTCCGGGCATCGACGAGGCGACGGCCGCGATGATCTTTGACCCGTTCTTCACCACGAAACCCGTGGGAAAAGGCACCGGACTTGGCCTGTCGATCAGCCTCAAGATCGCCGAGGATCATGGCGGCAGGCTGAGTTACAGCCCCGCCTCCGGTGGTGGCGCGCTGTTTCGGCTGGAGCTGCCGCTGGCAGGAGAGGACGCATGAACATTCTGTGGCTGCAAAGCGCCGGTTGCGGTGGCTGCACCATGTCGCTGCTGTGTGCCGAGGGGCCGAATGTCTTTGACCTGCTTGCCGGGGCGGGGCTGACCTTTCTGTGGCATCCGGCGCTGAGCCTTGAAAGCGGCGCCGAGGTGCGCGGGATTCTGGCCAGCCTTGTTTCGGGCGAGGTGCCACTGGATATTCTCTGCGTCGAGGGCGCGATCGCGCGCGGGCCGCGTGGTACCGGACGCTATCAGATCCTGTCGGGCACCGGGCGTCCGTTGCTGGACTGGTTGCGGGACCTGGCGCCGCTGGCGGCCCATGTGGTGGCGGTGGGCACCTGTGCGACCTATGGCGGCGTGACCACGGCAGGGGGCAACCCCTCGGATGCGGTGGGGGTGCAATATGACGGCGCCCATCCCGGCGGCGCCCTGCCGGCCACGTTCCGCGCCCGTGCCGGTCTGCCGGTCATCAACATCGCCGGCTGCCCGACCCATCCCGATTGGGTGACCGAGACGCTTTTGATGCTGGCGGCGGGCAGGCTGGGGGCCTCGGATCTGGATGCGCTTGGCCGGCCCCGGTTCTATGCCGATCATCTGGTCCATCATGCCTGCCCGAAGAACGAGTTCTACGAATACAAGGCCAGCGCGCGCGCATTGTCGGAAATGGGCTGCATGATGGAGCATCTGGGCTGTATCGGCACACAGGCGGTGGGCGATTGCAATATCCGGCCCTGGAATGGTCAGGGCAGTTGCACGCGCGGCGGATATCCCTGCATCAACTGCACCGCGCCGGAATTTGAAGAGCCGCGCCACCTGTTCACCGCCACGCCCAAGATCGCCGGCATTCCGGTTGGCCTGCCGACCGATATGCCCAAGGCCTGGTTCATGGCGCTGGCCTCGCTGTCCAAGGCCGCCACGCCCGAGCGGATCGCGAAGAATGCCGTGGCTGATCGTATCGTCACCCCACCGACGCTGAGAAAACCCCGATGAGCGGGGCAGGGGGCGAAACGGGGCAG from Paracoccus sp. MA carries:
- a CDS encoding ATP-binding protein, coding for MPRAMDAKDDRAGAALTDAAWSDVLIAVDRTYAELIEHQERLEAQNRELEALRQFLSSVITSVSDVLIVLDRDGRVDEVNASTCVCTGLPVAALVGRSVADLVREEDRAGLSALIAEIARTRAPGRMELSLVSSREPAPVEAVLSPRLDDRGRIEGLVLTGRPVGELRRAYAQLERSHAEMKAAQAQLVHGEKLASLGRLLAGVAHELNNPISFVYANAHALERYAAKFETYFERVQAGADRDELVRLREELRLDRELRNLREAVQGAREGAERVRDIVEDLRRLSSDGGGEMAAFDLVETARTAAFWIMRGAGHSTVPEIHAEGPVMVLGHTGHIQQVVMNLVQNALDAVSETAAPQIALRIMREEGRGVLDIHDNGPGIDEATAAMIFDPFFTTKPVGKGTGLGLSISLKIAEDHGGRLSYSPASGGGALFRLELPLAGEDA
- the msrQ gene encoding protein-methionine-sulfoxide reductase heme-binding subunit MsrQ produces the protein MPQHLNRWLRHVPVWAVWLLGLIPLGLLVWDTLHGHLGVDPVRDIEHRLGRTAIYFLLATLAVTPLLRLARLNLMRFRQALGLICFSYTACHLAAWVVFDMAFLWAQMLRDVAKRPYLVFGMLGFAMLLALALTSNRFSIRRLGPRWGQLHRLVYPAAILAAVHWLWALKVWESWPLTILGAILVLLGLRLPGKARRRRSAGLSRPAE
- the msrP gene encoding protein-methionine-sulfoxide reductase catalytic subunit MsrP, which translates into the protein MALKWSDVTPEADYLSRRAFLATGVAALATPALGLSGKPSAFSTDETPNSFEDITNYNNFYEFGTGKTDPARYAGSLKTAPWSVQIDGMVDRPGSYGVEDLAPEAALEERIYRLRCVEAWSMVIPWLGVPLAGALGKAGVQPGAKYVAFRTLHDPGQMPGQRSRIIDWPYREGLRLDEAMHPLTILATGLYGRVLPNQNGAPIRLVVPWKYGFKSIKSIVGITLTDRQPPCSWQMLQPGEYGFYANVNPQVDHPRWSQATERRIGSGLFGGRQETLMFNGYGDQVAGLYAGMDLAKHY
- a CDS encoding HupU protein; translation: MNILWLQSAGCGGCTMSLLCAEGPNVFDLLAGAGLTFLWHPALSLESGAEVRGILASLVSGEVPLDILCVEGAIARGPRGTGRYQILSGTGRPLLDWLRDLAPLAAHVVAVGTCATYGGVTTAGGNPSDAVGVQYDGAHPGGALPATFRARAGLPVINIAGCPTHPDWVTETLLMLAAGRLGASDLDALGRPRFYADHLVHHACPKNEFYEYKASARALSEMGCMMEHLGCIGTQAVGDCNIRPWNGQGSCTRGGYPCINCTAPEFEEPRHLFTATPKIAGIPVGLPTDMPKAWFMALASLSKAATPERIAKNAVADRIVTPPTLRKPR